A stretch of Dietzia lutea DNA encodes these proteins:
- the groL gene encoding chaperonin GroEL (60 kDa chaperone family; promotes refolding of misfolded polypeptides especially under stressful conditions; forms two stacked rings of heptamers to form a barrel-shaped 14mer; ends can be capped by GroES; misfolded proteins enter the barrel where they are refolded when GroES binds) has protein sequence MAKMIAFDEEARRGLESGLNQLADAVKVTLGPKGRNVVLEKKWGAPTITNDGVSIAKEIELEDPYEKIGAELVKEVAKKTDDVAGDGTTTATVLAQALVREGLRNVAAGANPMGIKRGIEKAVEAVTKHLIDSAKEIETKEQIAATAGISAADPAIGELIAQAMDKVGKEGVITVEESQTFGLDLELTEGMRFDKGYISQYFMTDPERQEAVMEDPYILLVSGKVSTVKDLLPLLEKVIGENKSLLIVAEDVEGEALSTLVVNKIRGTFKSVAVKAPGFGDRRKAMLQDIAILTGGQVISEEVGLSLETADISMLGKARKVVVTKDETTIVEGAGDQGQIEGRVNQIRAEIENSDSDYDREKLQERLAKLAGGVAVIKAGAATEVELKERKHRIEDAVRNAKAAVEEGIVAGGGVALVKSEVAIEGLSLVGEEATGANIVKFALSAPLKQISLNAGLEPGVVAEKVRNLPGAEGLNAATGEYEDLLEAGINDPVKVTRSALQNAASIAALFLTTEAVVADKPEPAAPAMPGGDEMGGMGF, from the coding sequence ATGGCAAAGATGATCGCGTTCGACGAAGAGGCCCGGCGCGGCCTGGAGAGCGGTCTCAATCAGCTCGCCGACGCCGTCAAGGTCACCCTCGGCCCCAAGGGTCGCAACGTCGTGCTGGAGAAGAAGTGGGGCGCCCCCACCATCACCAACGACGGTGTCTCCATCGCCAAGGAGATCGAGCTCGAGGACCCGTACGAGAAGATCGGTGCCGAGCTGGTCAAGGAGGTCGCCAAGAAGACGGACGACGTCGCCGGCGACGGAACCACCACCGCCACCGTCCTCGCCCAGGCGCTCGTGCGCGAGGGCCTGCGCAACGTCGCCGCCGGTGCCAACCCCATGGGCATCAAGCGTGGCATCGAGAAGGCCGTCGAGGCCGTCACCAAGCACCTCATCGACTCCGCCAAGGAGATCGAGACCAAGGAGCAGATCGCCGCGACCGCCGGCATCTCCGCTGCCGACCCGGCCATCGGTGAGCTCATCGCCCAGGCCATGGACAAGGTCGGCAAGGAGGGCGTGATCACGGTCGAGGAGTCCCAGACCTTCGGGCTGGACCTTGAGCTGACCGAGGGTATGCGCTTCGACAAGGGCTACATCTCGCAGTACTTCATGACGGATCCGGAGCGCCAGGAGGCGGTCATGGAGGATCCGTACATCCTCCTGGTCTCGGGCAAGGTCTCCACCGTCAAGGACCTGCTCCCGCTGCTGGAGAAGGTCATCGGCGAGAACAAGTCGCTGCTGATCGTCGCCGAGGACGTCGAGGGCGAGGCCCTGTCGACCCTCGTCGTCAACAAGATCCGCGGCACCTTCAAGTCCGTCGCCGTCAAGGCCCCGGGCTTCGGTGACCGCCGCAAGGCCATGCTGCAGGACATCGCCATCCTCACCGGTGGCCAGGTCATCTCCGAGGAGGTCGGCCTGTCGCTCGAGACCGCCGACATCTCCATGCTCGGCAAGGCGCGCAAGGTCGTCGTGACCAAGGACGAGACCACCATCGTCGAGGGCGCCGGCGACCAGGGCCAGATCGAGGGCCGGGTCAATCAGATCCGTGCCGAGATCGAGAACTCCGACTCGGACTACGACCGCGAGAAGCTCCAGGAGCGCCTCGCCAAGCTCGCCGGCGGCGTCGCCGTCATCAAGGCGGGCGCGGCCACCGAGGTCGAGCTCAAGGAGCGCAAGCACCGCATCGAGGACGCCGTCCGCAACGCCAAGGCGGCCGTCGAGGAGGGCATCGTCGCCGGCGGCGGCGTCGCCCTGGTGAAGTCCGAGGTCGCCATCGAGGGCCTGTCCCTCGTGGGTGAGGAGGCCACCGGCGCGAACATCGTCAAGTTCGCGCTGAGCGCCCCGCTGAAGCAGATCTCCCTCAACGCCGGCCTCGAGCCGGGCGTCGTGGCCGAGAAGGTCCGCAACCTCCCGGGTGCCGAGGGTCTCAACGCGGCCACCGGCGAGTACGAGGACCTCCTCGAGGCCGGCATCAACGACCCGGTCAAGGTGACCCGCTCGGCGCTGCAGAACGCCGCGTCGATCGCCGCGCTGTTCCTCACCACCGAGGCCGTCGTGGCCGACAAGCCCGAGCCCGCCGCGCCCGCCATGCCGGGTGGCGACGAGATGGGCGGCATGGGCTTCTGA
- a CDS encoding SRPBCC family protein, translated as MPTEPAAAGAIESSIEIDAPPARVWEVVSEVRNATEWSSQAWKILSPGGRTTKGTWAINLNKRGPIVWPTTSRVVEFEPGRRFANRINENTTVWVFELEPTPSGGTRLTERREVPDGLTFISRFLTDKLFGGQKSFTAEMDRGVSTSLQRIKALVERG; from the coding sequence ATGCCCACCGAACCCGCCGCCGCAGGCGCCATCGAGAGCTCCATCGAGATCGACGCCCCTCCGGCCAGGGTCTGGGAGGTCGTCTCCGAGGTCCGCAACGCCACGGAGTGGAGCAGCCAGGCGTGGAAGATCCTCTCGCCCGGCGGCCGCACCACAAAGGGAACGTGGGCGATCAACCTCAACAAGCGCGGCCCTATCGTGTGGCCCACCACGAGCCGGGTGGTGGAGTTCGAGCCCGGTCGCCGGTTCGCCAACCGCATCAATGAGAACACCACCGTGTGGGTGTTCGAGCTCGAGCCCACGCCGTCCGGTGGCACGCGACTGACCGAGCGCCGCGAGGTGCCGGACGGGCTCACCTTCATCTCCCGGTTCCTCACCGACAAGCTCTTCGGCGGACAGAAGTCGTTCACCGCCGAGATGGACCGCGGCGTGTCCACCTCGCTGCAGCGCATCAAGGCTCTCGTCGAGCGGGGCTGA